The following coding sequences are from one Epilithonimonas vandammei window:
- a CDS encoding transglutaminase family protein, translating into MPVFNILHITRYEYSSAVTDSANQIILSPLTNDFQEVIEQKISLFPNSNIDYYYDYFTNRIGVFTIVEPHHFLEIKVELVVETFPIELPVINLNVDEQWQIVKEQSTQFPYIDFVRQENIKNKEEILSVIKSVATSDLSVMETTTALSTYIYENFTYRQGITDYETEIDEIWELKAGVCQDFAHLLLGMLRMLGVPSRYVSGYISPSNQELRGEGATHAWVEVFIPGYGWLGNDPTNNCWVSDRHIKIAVGRDFKDCTPVKGTYKGTSSHKLGVSVIITTDKTKNLTEVPKVPMYIRENNPSIEEILPQNNSYRMFLEMQQQQQQQQ; encoded by the coding sequence ATGCCAGTTTTCAATATTTTACACATTACTAGATACGAATATTCTTCTGCGGTTACAGACAGCGCAAACCAAATTATTTTGTCACCATTGACGAATGATTTTCAGGAAGTTATTGAGCAAAAGATTTCTTTGTTTCCAAATTCCAATATCGATTATTACTACGATTATTTTACCAACAGAATTGGAGTTTTCACAATTGTAGAACCGCATCATTTTTTGGAAATCAAAGTCGAATTGGTTGTAGAAACCTTTCCGATAGAATTGCCTGTCATCAATCTGAATGTTGATGAACAATGGCAAATCGTGAAAGAACAATCCACGCAGTTTCCTTACATCGATTTTGTAAGACAAGAAAATATTAAGAATAAAGAAGAGATTTTGTCAGTTATAAAATCGGTTGCAACTTCGGATTTGTCTGTGATGGAGACTACAACAGCTTTGTCAACTTATATTTATGAAAATTTCACTTACAGACAAGGAATCACCGATTATGAAACGGAAATAGATGAAATCTGGGAACTGAAAGCAGGTGTTTGTCAGGATTTTGCACATTTACTTTTAGGGATGTTGAGAATGCTGGGCGTTCCTTCGAGATACGTCAGCGGATACATCAGTCCGAGCAATCAGGAACTGAGAGGAGAAGGCGCGACGCACGCTTGGGTAGAAGTTTTTATTCCGGGTTACGGCTGGCTTGGAAACGACCCGACGAATAATTGCTGGGTAAGCGACCGACATATCAAGATTGCGGTGGGAAGAGATTTCAAAGATTGTACGCCCGTGAAGGGAACTTACAAAGGAACATCCAGTCACAAATTGGGCGTTTCTGTAATTATCACAACCGATAAAACTAAAAATCTGACCGAAGTTCCTAAAGTTCCAATGTATATCCGAGAAAATAATCCGTCGATTGAGGAGATTTTACCACAAAATAATTCTTACCGAATGTTCTTAGAAATGCAACAGCAACAACAGCAACAACAATAG
- the proC gene encoding pyrroline-5-carboxylate reductase, with protein MKIAVLGAGNMGLSFSKSFLKYELIKPQNLHLITRNENKKDKIRTLFPESEISSFDEIQNLEADLIIIAVKPQDFGFVTENLPFKISEKSMILSIMAGISIEKIQKLLNHKSVVRAMPNSPTLLGMGITGYTAAEGISFSELMNVERLLNSTGRSVYLEDESLLNGVTALSGSGPAYFYYIIDAMIKAGTEMGIDENLSKLFVKQTMLGAYHLINNSDKSLEELIKDVASKGGTTEAALKTFEENELKSILKKGILDAENRAKELNS; from the coding sequence ATGAAAATTGCAGTTTTAGGAGCAGGAAATATGGGTTTATCATTTTCAAAATCTTTTTTGAAATATGAATTGATAAAACCGCAAAATCTACACCTCATCACAAGAAACGAGAATAAAAAAGACAAAATAAGAACACTCTTTCCAGAGTCAGAAATCTCGTCTTTTGATGAAATTCAAAATTTGGAAGCTGACCTCATCATCATTGCGGTGAAACCTCAGGATTTTGGTTTTGTCACAGAGAATTTACCTTTCAAAATTTCAGAAAAATCGATGATTTTGTCAATTATGGCAGGAATCTCGATTGAGAAAATCCAAAAACTTCTCAATCATAAATCTGTTGTAAGAGCAATGCCCAACTCGCCCACTCTTCTTGGAATGGGAATCACAGGTTATACCGCAGCAGAAGGAATTTCTTTCTCAGAATTGATGAACGTCGAGCGTTTACTAAATTCCACAGGACGTTCTGTTTATTTAGAAGACGAAAGTCTTTTGAACGGCGTAACCGCACTTTCAGGAAGCGGTCCTGCTTATTTCTATTATATCATCGACGCCATGATAAAAGCGGGAACGGAGATGGGAATTGATGAAAATCTATCGAAATTATTTGTAAAACAGACGATGTTAGGCGCTTATCATCTCATTAATAATTCTGATAAATCTTTGGAAGAATTGATAAAAGATGTAGCTTCAAAAGGTGGAACAACGGAAGCGGCGCTGAAAACCTTCGAGGAAAATGAGTTGAAATCAATCTTAAAAAAAGGAATTTTAGATGCTGAAAACCGAGCAAAGGAATTGAATTCGTAA
- a CDS encoding DUF4395 family protein gives MEKSKIKTIYVDENVISIVAYQVVLLTIFGLHFQQQWLLYCVVIDFLIRATGIFTSPLFFVAKKISEFLYLEKKLVFAGPKRFAASLGLLLSLLIAIYYDSQVGIFLGIFLIVLASVESVFRVCVGCYIYNYLVLPLLKKINRPKN, from the coding sequence ATGGAAAAAAGTAAAATTAAAACCATTTACGTTGATGAAAACGTCATTTCAATTGTAGCTTATCAGGTGGTATTGTTAACGATTTTTGGACTTCATTTCCAGCAGCAATGGTTGCTATATTGTGTGGTTATTGATTTTCTAATCAGAGCAACAGGAATCTTTACGTCTCCATTATTTTTTGTGGCAAAAAAAATCAGCGAGTTTCTCTATCTGGAAAAGAAGCTTGTTTTTGCTGGCCCGAAGAGATTCGCTGCGTCGCTGGGTTTGCTTTTATCGTTATTAATAGCCATTTATTATGATTCTCAGGTTGGGATTTTTCTTGGGATTTTTCTCATTGTTCTGGCATCTGTAGAAAGTGTTTTTCGTGTCTGCGTAGGCTGTTACATCTATAACTACTTGGTTCTTCCGCTCCTCAAAAAAATTAACCGTCCAAAAAATTAG
- a CDS encoding YiiX/YebB-like N1pC/P60 family cysteine hydrolase has product MKKILKSNILCSIFALLFLTSCKTYNTSILENGDLLFVPSVDSGLSGAINNVTQTEKKTSYDHIGIVKKEENHLYVLHAAPKGGSQKQKLDLFLKEQTKSGQSIDVYRLKSEYHSSIPNSVSKAETLIGKPYNFDYILNDNSYYCSDFVERAFRDYKIFKLDPMTFIDPKTGKTNAFWEKFYHNKNLKVPEGEPGCNPNGLAASDKLEKIATLK; this is encoded by the coding sequence ATGAAAAAAATTTTAAAAAGTAATATTCTTTGCAGTATTTTTGCGCTTCTTTTTTTAACAAGCTGCAAAACTTATAATACTTCTATTTTGGAAAACGGCGATTTACTTTTCGTACCATCTGTAGATTCTGGACTGTCTGGAGCGATTAATAATGTCACTCAGACGGAGAAGAAAACTTCGTATGACCACATTGGAATTGTAAAAAAAGAAGAGAATCATCTTTATGTTCTTCATGCTGCGCCGAAAGGTGGTTCTCAGAAACAGAAGCTTGATCTTTTTTTGAAAGAACAGACAAAATCGGGACAATCTATAGATGTTTACAGATTGAAATCTGAATATCATTCATCCATTCCAAATTCGGTTTCCAAAGCGGAAACATTGATTGGAAAACCTTATAATTTCGATTATATTCTGAATGATAATTCTTATTATTGTTCAGATTTTGTGGAAAGAGCTTTCCGTGATTATAAAATTTTTAAACTGGATCCCATGACATTCATTGATCCAAAAACAGGTAAAACCAATGCATTCTGGGAAAAATTCTATCATAATAAAAACCTAAAAGTTCCCGAAGGAGAGCCTGGCTGCAACCCCAATGGATTGGCAGCTTCTGATAAGTTAGAAAAGATCGCCACTTTGAAATAA
- a CDS encoding VanZ family protein: MGFLKKLYKILIPFYTLFLLYLMFFGFGRSQYDINIVRLIPMFSTVGFVKQTILWKTIIINIFGNIVMFVPFGFLGIVFPKLNNFWIMILDFLFAIILIESLQYFTRLGVFDIDDVILNTVGVAIGFWIYRKWASRVLA; the protein is encoded by the coding sequence ATGGGTTTTTTGAAGAAATTATATAAAATACTGATTCCGTTTTACACTTTGTTTTTGCTTTATCTGATGTTTTTCGGATTTGGGAGAAGCCAGTATGATATTAATATTGTAAGACTTATTCCGATGTTTTCAACGGTTGGTTTTGTAAAGCAAACGATACTTTGGAAAACGATTATCATTAATATTTTCGGAAATATCGTGATGTTTGTTCCATTCGGATTTTTAGGAATTGTCTTTCCGAAGCTCAACAATTTTTGGATTATGATTCTGGACTTTCTTTTCGCGATTATTTTAATAGAAAGTCTTCAGTATTTCACAAGATTAGGAGTTTTTGATATCGATGATGTGATTCTGAATACAGTTGGTGTCGCAATTGGATTTTGGATTTATAGAAAATGGGCTTCGAGAGTCTTAGCTTGA
- a CDS encoding DsbA family oxidoreductase: MIVDIWSDTRCPFCFIGKKNFEKALQNFAQNDKIQVNWHSFQLDPKMKTDLSRNHYEYLSDIKGHSLQETIKMHENLIQIGRNAGIDFNFDEVKVSNSFKSQMLIQLAKEKGKANEMEELLFEAYFILGKNIDDIEVLSEIGERLGFTKEEIQTAVQSPELTELVNNDIEEAASLGINSVPFFVFNRKYAISGAQPSHLFSEVLEKSLSEFLENNSKINIVSEGDSCDVDGNNC; the protein is encoded by the coding sequence ATGATAGTAGATATTTGGAGCGACACACGTTGTCCGTTTTGTTTTATTGGAAAAAAGAATTTTGAAAAAGCACTTCAGAATTTTGCTCAAAATGATAAGATTCAGGTGAATTGGCATTCTTTTCAACTCGATCCGAAAATGAAAACAGACCTTAGCAGAAATCATTATGAATACCTTTCTGACATCAAAGGTCATTCTTTACAAGAGACAATCAAAATGCACGAAAATCTGATCCAAATAGGAAGAAATGCTGGAATTGATTTTAACTTTGATGAAGTAAAAGTTTCCAATTCTTTCAAAAGTCAAATGTTAATTCAGTTGGCTAAAGAAAAGGGAAAAGCTAATGAAATGGAAGAGCTATTGTTCGAAGCTTATTTCATCCTTGGAAAAAATATTGACGATATTGAAGTTCTTTCAGAAATTGGCGAAAGGTTAGGTTTTACAAAAGAGGAAATACAAACAGCAGTTCAATCTCCAGAATTAACAGAATTAGTAAATAACGATATCGAAGAAGCCGCTTCTTTAGGAATTAACAGTGTTCCGTTCTTTGTTTTCAACAGAAAATATGCTATTTCCGGTGCACAACCATCGCATTTATTTTCTGAAGTTTTGGAAAAAAGTTTGTCCGAGTTTTTAGAAAACAATTCAAAAATCAATATTGTAAGCGAGGGTGATTCTTGTGATGTTGATGGAAATAATTGCTAA
- a CDS encoding DUF1801 domain-containing protein: MQIFVDTVEEYISQIPEERRDAFRKLLETVDRNLPTGFQQTMQYGMVTWVVPMTTYPAGYHCAKDTPVPFISVASQKNFIAFYNMGIYADPKILDWFVAEFPNHSKKKLDMGKSCIRFKKVEDITYDLLGELCQKISVDEWIASYEKNFKK; the protein is encoded by the coding sequence ATGCAGATTTTTGTTGATACCGTAGAAGAATATATTTCCCAGATACCTGAGGAAAGACGAGACGCTTTCAGAAAGCTTTTGGAAACTGTGGATCGTAATCTTCCGACAGGTTTTCAGCAGACAATGCAATACGGAATGGTCACCTGGGTTGTTCCTATGACCACTTATCCCGCTGGTTATCATTGTGCGAAAGATACACCTGTACCTTTCATAAGTGTAGCTTCTCAAAAGAATTTTATTGCTTTTTACAATATGGGAATTTATGCTGACCCTAAAATTTTAGATTGGTTTGTCGCTGAGTTTCCGAACCATTCTAAAAAGAAATTGGATATGGGAAAGTCTTGCATCAGGTTTAAAAAAGTTGAGGATATTACCTATGATTTGTTGGGTGAGCTATGTCAGAAAATATCTGTGGATGAATGGATTGCATCTTATGAAAAAAATTTTAAAAAGTAA
- a CDS encoding pyridoxal phosphate-dependent aminotransferase has product MPKISQRAQHMPASPVRKLVPFATAAKQKGIKVYHLNIGQPDIETPQTALDAVKNIDLKVLEYALSEGNIEYRKALAEYYHTLGFTDLTPDNFIVTNGGSEALNFAISTLCDDGDEIIIPEPYYANYNGFAGTFNINVVAVPSTIDTGFALPSIEEFEKKITDKTRAIVVCNPGNPTGYLYSREELQKLAEIAKKHDIVIISDEVYREYVYDGEKQISMFEFPEVAENVIVIDSESKRYSMCGARIGCMITRSKKIHDAAILFAQARLSPVLLGQIAATAAHKNDSEYIAKVREEYTERRDLLVSLLNEIPGVICPKPKGAFYCGVELPVDDTEKFAQWLLESYSNNNETIMVAPMGGFYSNPELGKKQVRIAYVLKQEDLGRSAELLKDAIEKYRTEFGLN; this is encoded by the coding sequence ATGCCTAAAATATCACAAAGAGCGCAGCATATGCCTGCATCACCTGTAAGAAAATTAGTCCCGTTTGCCACTGCAGCAAAACAGAAAGGAATCAAAGTATATCACCTTAATATTGGTCAGCCAGATATCGAAACGCCACAAACAGCTTTGGATGCTGTGAAAAACATTGATTTAAAAGTTTTGGAATATGCCCTGTCAGAAGGAAATATTGAATACAGAAAAGCATTGGCTGAGTACTATCATACTTTGGGATTTACGGATTTGACGCCTGATAATTTTATTGTAACCAACGGAGGTTCAGAAGCTTTGAATTTCGCTATTTCCACATTATGTGATGATGGTGATGAAATTATTATTCCGGAACCATACTATGCTAATTATAATGGATTTGCGGGAACATTCAATATCAATGTAGTTGCAGTTCCATCAACTATTGATACAGGTTTTGCATTGCCTTCCATAGAAGAATTTGAGAAAAAAATCACAGATAAAACAAGAGCGATTGTTGTTTGTAACCCCGGAAATCCGACAGGTTATCTCTACTCAAGAGAAGAACTTCAGAAGCTGGCAGAAATTGCAAAAAAACACGACATCGTGATTATTTCTGATGAAGTTTACAGGGAATATGTTTATGATGGTGAAAAGCAAATCTCTATGTTCGAATTTCCAGAAGTTGCAGAGAATGTTATTGTTATCGATTCAGAATCGAAAAGATATTCGATGTGTGGTGCGAGAATCGGCTGTATGATTACGCGTTCAAAGAAAATCCACGATGCAGCTATTCTTTTTGCTCAGGCAAGATTGAGTCCAGTTCTTTTGGGACAGATTGCTGCAACAGCTGCACATAAAAACGATTCAGAATACATTGCTAAAGTTAGAGAAGAATATACAGAAAGAAGAGACCTTTTGGTAAGCTTATTGAATGAGATTCCTGGAGTAATCTGTCCAAAACCTAAAGGAGCATTCTATTGTGGCGTCGAATTACCTGTAGACGATACAGAAAAATTTGCACAATGGCTTTTGGAAAGTTATTCCAATAATAACGAAACCATTATGGTAGCGCCAATGGGCGGCTTCTACAGCAATCCGGAATTAGGAAAAAAACAAGTAAGAATTGCGTATGTTTTGAAACAAGAAGATCTCGGAAGAAGTGCGGAACTTCTGAAAGATGCAATAGAAAAATACAGAACTGAATTTGGGCTGAATTAA
- a CDS encoding NIL domain-containing protein, which produces MIYPNENNNQALYAGSEKDILLEVDLNGKIRFDVLLFAIYNQLNIPYKIINADLEYINGNNFGNVHLQLKVNSSSVTELDDYLKKYKLVNSKIDVTQKKEAS; this is translated from the coding sequence ATGATTTATCCTAACGAAAATAATAACCAAGCATTGTATGCCGGTTCCGAAAAAGATATTTTATTGGAAGTCGATCTGAATGGTAAGATCAGATTCGATGTTTTGCTTTTTGCAATTTATAATCAGTTAAATATCCCCTATAAAATCATCAACGCAGATCTGGAATATATTAATGGCAATAATTTTGGCAATGTACATCTGCAGTTAAAAGTTAATAGTAGCTCAGTCACAGAACTGGACGATTATCTTAAAAAATATAAATTGGTCAATAGTAAAATTGATGTCACACAAAAAAAGGAAGCTTCTTAA
- a CDS encoding circularly permuted type 2 ATP-grasp protein, whose translation MEEGFLSGYPAINDIYDEMMSGNVVRNHYRDFVNGFSKFDVSEMDQKNDLAKKLFMTQGITFTVYNDGEGIEKIFPFDVVPRIIQSSEWEFIQKGIKQRLKALNIFLKDVYHQQFIIKDEVLPSSLVYTCPNYLREMINVDVPFDIYTHISGIDLIRDYDGSYYVLEDNLRTPSGVSYMLENRKMSYRLFPNILPNIKVKQVNIYPDLLIKNLLSFGRQISAKPNVVLLTPGIFNSAYFEHTTLARLMGIELVEGRDLVVQNHQVYMKTTKGLKKVDVIYRRVDDEFIDPLVFRQDSVLGVPGLYHAYRKGNVIIVNAMGNGVADDKAIYSYVPDMIRYYLGEEPILKSVPTYRMENMDERKYAIENMHKMVVKKTNESGGYGMLIGDKATDEEIAEFTKQINLNPRSYIAQPIIKLSTAPCYINGVLQPRRVDLRPFALYGPDGIDIVPGGLTRVALKEGSIVVNSSQGGGSKDTWVVD comes from the coding sequence ATGGAAGAGGGTTTTTTGAGTGGTTATCCAGCGATAAATGATATTTATGATGAGATGATGTCCGGTAATGTGGTAAGAAATCATTATAGGGATTTTGTGAACGGTTTTTCCAAGTTTGATGTTTCTGAGATGGACCAGAAAAATGACCTTGCGAAGAAACTTTTTATGACGCAGGGGATTACTTTCACAGTTTATAATGATGGTGAAGGAATCGAAAAGATTTTTCCTTTTGATGTGGTTCCAAGGATTATCCAATCATCAGAATGGGAATTTATACAGAAAGGAATTAAACAAAGACTGAAGGCTCTCAATATTTTTCTTAAGGATGTTTATCATCAGCAATTTATTATAAAAGATGAGGTTTTGCCTTCTTCATTGGTTTATACCTGTCCCAATTATCTTCGTGAAATGATAAATGTTGATGTACCGTTTGATATCTATACACACATCAGCGGAATCGACCTTATCCGAGATTATGACGGGAGTTATTATGTTTTAGAAGATAATCTCAGAACGCCTTCCGGAGTGAGTTATATGCTGGAAAATCGAAAAATGAGCTATCGGCTTTTTCCTAATATTTTGCCTAATATCAAGGTTAAACAAGTTAATATCTATCCTGATTTATTAATAAAAAATCTATTGTCATTTGGTCGCCAAATCAGTGCAAAACCAAATGTGGTTTTATTGACACCGGGGATTTTCAATTCCGCTTATTTTGAACATACAACTTTAGCCCGATTAATGGGAATCGAATTGGTGGAAGGTCGTGATTTGGTGGTTCAAAATCATCAGGTTTATATGAAAACTACGAAAGGTCTTAAAAAAGTAGATGTCATTTACAGAAGAGTTGATGATGAATTTATTGATCCGTTGGTTTTCCGTCAAGACAGTGTTTTGGGTGTTCCTGGTTTGTATCACGCTTACAGAAAAGGAAATGTTATTATCGTGAATGCAATGGGAAATGGTGTTGCCGATGATAAAGCGATTTATTCTTACGTTCCCGATATGATTCGGTATTATTTGGGCGAAGAACCTATTCTGAAAAGCGTTCCAACTTACCGAATGGAAAATATGGACGAACGGAAATACGCCATAGAAAATATGCACAAAATGGTGGTCAAAAAAACCAATGAAAGTGGCGGTTACGGAATGCTAATCGGAGACAAAGCCACCGATGAAGAAATCGCTGAATTCACAAAACAAATCAATCTTAATCCAAGAAGTTATATCGCACAACCAATCATCAAACTTTCTACTGCACCTTGTTATATCAACGGTGTTTTGCAACCTAGAAGAGTAGATTTGAGACCTTTCGCATTGTACGGTCCTGATGGAATTGACATCGTTCCGGGTGGATTAACAAGAGTTGCGCTGAAAGAAGGCTCAATCGTTGTGAATTCTTCTCAAGGTGGCGGTTCCAAAGATACTTGGGTCGTAGATTAA
- a CDS encoding alpha-E domain-containing protein, which yields MLSRVAENIFWMSRYMERTNFQLKVFHTRYIAYQDGASVESWENFCEENQIEIDNDDYSFGNLISKALFDINNDLSIASNIFRARENARSAQDHINKDVWQCLNDFHYQMKDPFLFNQSRYGDPISVFDVLVKQSMVYYGVIDNYVARDEGYCFLELGKYIERILNSVNLIRKQWILYGEDLLDNDYSNWRYFLSSVSGYDFYLRNNLGTMEKERIFYQMIYEPLFPNSITYSLNELDKFAKQLNSGEQGESDETVGFFIGKCIANVQFTRHPRTREEKMLFLARIESDIYEISNIFNHQFFGLVV from the coding sequence ATGCTAAGTAGAGTTGCAGAAAATATATTTTGGATGAGCCGTTATATGGAACGGACCAATTTTCAGCTCAAAGTTTTTCATACGAGATATATTGCTTATCAGGATGGCGCTTCTGTGGAAAGTTGGGAGAATTTTTGCGAAGAAAATCAAATCGAAATCGATAATGATGATTACAGTTTTGGCAATCTGATTTCTAAAGCGCTTTTTGATATCAATAATGATTTGTCCATTGCCAGTAATATTTTTCGAGCGAGAGAAAATGCAAGAAGTGCGCAAGACCACATCAACAAAGATGTTTGGCAGTGTCTCAACGATTTTCATTATCAGATGAAAGACCCTTTTTTGTTCAATCAATCCAGATATGGAGACCCAATCAGTGTTTTTGATGTTTTGGTAAAGCAATCGATGGTTTATTATGGCGTTATTGATAATTATGTAGCGAGAGATGAGGGTTACTGTTTTTTGGAATTAGGAAAATACATAGAACGAATACTCAATAGCGTTAATCTAATCAGAAAACAATGGATTCTTTACGGCGAAGACCTTTTGGATAACGATTATTCCAACTGGCGGTATTTTCTAAGTTCGGTAAGTGGTTATGATTTTTATCTTAGAAATAATCTTGGGACGATGGAAAAAGAGAGGATTTTTTACCAGATGATTTATGAACCGCTTTTCCCCAATTCAATCACTTATTCTCTTAATGAATTAGACAAATTTGCAAAACAGCTCAATTCCGGAGAACAAGGCGAAAGTGATGAAACAGTCGGGTTTTTCATTGGAAAATGTATTGCAAATGTCCAATTCACAAGACATCCGAGAACACGCGAGGAAAAAATGCTTTTTCTTGCCAGAATAGAAAGTGATATTTACGAAATTTCAAATATTTTTAACCACCAGTTTTTTGGTTTGGTTGTTTAA
- the murB gene encoding UDP-N-acetylmuramate dehydrogenase, with the protein MQENISLKPYNTFGVDVKSKYFAEVCSLEELIETLKFSNSIKLPLLFLGGGSNILLTKDFEGLAIQLNLKGITEEIINENEVLVTAKAGENWHQFVMFCLDKNYGGLENLSLIPGNVGTSPMQNIGAYGTEIKDIFESCKVLNLETLQIETFNLEQCKFGYRDSIFKQEGKGKYVILEVTFRLTRKNHKIDVEYGAIQSELEKMEITNPTIQDVSKAVISIRQSKLPDPKVIGNAGSFFKNPTIPLSQFEALKQKFENIPGYPNGDFVKVPAGWLIEQAGWKGKQIGNVASNLLQALVIINATGNATGKEIFDFSTMIIDSVKEKFGIELEREVNII; encoded by the coding sequence ATGCAGGAAAACATTTCCCTAAAACCCTACAACACTTTTGGTGTTGACGTAAAATCCAAATATTTTGCTGAAGTTTGTTCCCTTGAGGAATTAATTGAAACGCTCAAATTCTCAAACTCTATAAAACTTCCACTCCTTTTTTTGGGTGGAGGAAGTAATATTTTGCTGACTAAAGATTTTGAAGGATTAGCAATTCAATTAAATCTAAAAGGAATTACGGAAGAAATTATTAATGAAAATGAAGTTTTAGTAACCGCAAAAGCTGGTGAAAACTGGCATCAGTTTGTGATGTTTTGTTTGGATAAAAATTATGGTGGATTAGAGAATTTGTCATTGATTCCCGGAAATGTTGGAACTTCGCCAATGCAAAATATAGGCGCTTACGGAACAGAAATAAAAGACATTTTCGAAAGCTGCAAAGTTCTAAATCTTGAAACATTACAAATTGAAACTTTCAATTTGGAACAATGCAAATTTGGCTATAGAGATTCGATTTTCAAACAAGAAGGCAAAGGGAAATATGTGATTTTGGAAGTTACTTTTAGATTGACAAGGAAAAATCATAAAATTGATGTTGAATATGGCGCAATCCAATCAGAATTGGAGAAAATGGAAATCACTAATCCAACCATTCAGGATGTTTCGAAAGCGGTGATTAGCATCAGACAAAGCAAATTACCCGACCCAAAAGTGATTGGAAATGCAGGAAGTTTCTTTAAAAACCCAACCATTCCACTTTCTCAATTTGAAGCTTTGAAACAAAAATTCGAAAACATTCCCGGATATCCGAATGGCGATTTTGTAAAGGTTCCTGCAGGTTGGCTTATCGAACAAGCTGGCTGGAAAGGTAAACAAATAGGCAATGTAGCATCAAATCTATTGCAAGCTTTAGTTATCATCAACGCTACTGGTAATGCTACTGGAAAAGAGATTTTTGATTTCTCTACAATGATTATTGATTCTGTAAAAGAAAAATTCGGAATTGAGTTGGAACGGGAAGTCAACATTATTTAA